A single window of Salminus brasiliensis chromosome 18, fSalBra1.hap2, whole genome shotgun sequence DNA harbors:
- the tlr22 gene encoding toll-like receptor 22: MAAKPGKGRSKGSISRAILCMCILHVQTDAFSLQNCTVQSALNDTDQLKVLCYKMGFFKVPASMPNEVKYLDISFNSISKINIEDFEDIWNLSYLNLSNNHLSWIQEGTSGHFPNLTNLNLAHNKLKRLSGGLLQGLSKLQVLRLDGNVIELIDQHTFDSLTSLKVLNLTKNKLRQVNRIKPVLASPRLEELYIGSNNFGVFNSNDLSRTSLTLKKMDLSNNPLTAFQLTDNVFPVLDHLDMSQCGQDRSMLWNITDKASLNSVRTLYLSEIHIPVESIASLLQNLSWASLYKLRLSGIKMAKVGVLLQAACSPQLNVLRLKGNKISALTANMFVPCFNLTELDLGDNKISHISAAVFSGLTQLRKLHLQLNDLTQVRNSLEMLPTLEFLDLSRNRIRKLSCSDFANLTHLTHLYLYSNKISKLESCLFKDLNNLQILKLGTNKLLTVGNAFKNGPKSLRELQLTYNKLSALENGIFKGLHNLKSLVISDNQITTIKAYTFTGLTNLAQLFLSSNRITEKTMKDPAVFSGLPNLKELDLYSNVISYVDDTLKTPPFVHLKSLNIITIHSQRKGFGKIPSNLLQGLTSLEMFYGGNMNLLHLHPDTFNSTPKLWFLDLSKNAFLDEQSISADVFHPIPGLTKLILSRAQLHSLNFLLNAKLFKLSVLKASENTLDIINDTLIQSLPQLRYLDLEKNTFTCDCSNAFFIDWAIKNNYTQVVYLSRYTCSYPPSLRGKRLADINTDLCNVNVDFICFVCSSVVVTITLLISFINHFLHWHVIYAYYLFLAFLYDSKKTQMHQQLGFQYDAFISYNVQDEPWVAEELVPILEGEQGWRLCLHHRDFEPGKPILDNIMDGIYSSRKTICLITHNYLRSNWCSKEIQMANFRLFDEQKDVLILVFLEDIPTHQLSPYHQMRSLVKKKTYLKWPKAGEDTKVFWQKLRLALETKEGPEEQNAILSGQGDCRITERSQEEQELYQQLLNSKGGPGEPFFRFVLNSRLSCSLPLLRPLLFTSQHDSLHLHKRLQ; this comes from the exons ATGGCAGCAAAACCAGGAAAAGGACGTTCAAAAGGAAGCATATCACGGGCTATTCTCTGTATGTGCATCCTCCATGTCCAGACCGATGCGTTTTCTTTACAGAACTGCACTGTTCAAAGTGCTTTAAATGACACAGACCAGTTAAAAGTTCTTTGCTACAAAATGGGCTTCTTTAAGGTTCCTGCATCAATGCCCAACGAggtcaaatatttggacatttccTTTAACTCCATTTCAAAGATCAATATTGAAGACTTTGAGGACATTTGGAACTTGAGCTATCTAAACTTATCAAACAACCACCTCTCATGGATACAAGAAGGTACCTCTGGACATTTTCCCAACTTGACCAATCTGAACCTGGCCCACAACAAGTTGAAGAGACTGTCAGGAGGTCTACTGCAGGGCCTGAGCAAGTTGCAGGTGCTACGCCTCGATGGTAATGTCATTGAACTCATTGACCAACATACCTTCGATTCCCTTACCAGTTTAAAGGTGTTGAACCTCACAAAAAATAAGCTCCGACAGGTTAACAGAATCAAGCCTGTGCTTGCGTCACCACGGCTGGAGGAATTATACATAGGAAGCAACAACTTTGGTGTGTTTAACTCAAATGACCTGTCAAGGACATCGCTGACtctgaaaaaaatggatttaTCAAACAATCCTTTGACTGCATTTCAATTAACGGATAACGTTTTCCCAGTTCTGGACCACCTGGATATGTCGCAATGTGGTCAAGATAGAAGCATGCTATGGAACATCACTGACAAGGCATCCCTGAATTCAGTAAGAACACTTTACTTGAGCGAGATCCATATTCCAGTGGAAAGCATAGCATCACTACTTCAGAACTTGTCTTGGGCCTCGCTGTATAAGCTAAGACTAAGTGGCATCAAGATGGCTAAGGTGGGGGTTCTTCTACAGGCCGCATGCTCCCCTCAGCTTAACGTATTGCGCCTGAAGGGCAACAAAATCTCAGCACTGACTGCTAATATGTTTGTACCCTGCTTCAACCTAACAGAGCTAGACTTGGGCGATAATAAAATATCCCATATTTCTGCAGCAGTATTCAGCGGACTGACACAGCTGAGGAAACTGCATCTCCAACTCAATGACTTGACCCAGGTCAGAAATTCTTTAGAAATGCTCCCAACCCTGGAATTTCTAGACCTCAGCAGAAACAGAATTCGGAAGCTGAGCTGCTCTGACTTCGCCAATTTAACCCACTTGACTCACCTGTACTTGTATTCTAACAAAATTTCAAAACTTGAATCATGCCTGTTCAAAGATCTTAATAATCTTCAAATCCTAAAGCTGGGCACTAATAAATTATTGACAGTTGGCaatgcttttaaaaatggtCCTAAATCCTTAAGGGAGTTGCAACTGACTTACAATAAGTTAAGTGCACTCGAGAATGGAATTTTTAAGGGTTTGCATAATCTTAAAAGCTTGGTCATTTCGGACAATCAGATTACCACAATTAAAGCATACACTTTTACAGGCCTTACAAACCTAGCTCAGCTGTTTCTTTCTTCAAACCGGATAACAGAAAAAACCATGAAGGATCCAGCAGTGTTTTCAGGCTTGCCTAATTTGAAAGAACTAGATCTGTACAGCAATGTCATCTCATATGTGGATGACACCTTGAAGACACCTCCATTTGTACATTTAAAGTCACTGAACATAATTACTATTCATAGCCAACGAAAGGGTTTCGGCAAAATACCCTCCAACCTGCTTCAAGGCTTAACTTCCTTGGAAATGTTCTACGGTGGAAACATGAACCTTCTTCATCTGCATCCTGATACGTTCAACTCCACCCCTAAACTTTGGTTCTTGGATCTCTCAAAGAATGCATTCCTAGATGAGCAATCCATCTCTGCAGATGTTTTCCATCCAATACCCGGGTTGACTAAGCTCATCCTCTCAAGAGCTCAGCTTCATTCCCTGAATTTCCTGTTAAATGCAAAGCTCTTTAAACTGTCCGTCTTAAAAGCCTCTGAAAACACTCTAGATATCATCAACGATACACTGATTCAGTCACTCCCTCAACTGAGGTACCTTGACTTGGAGAAGAACACTTTCACTTGTGACTGTAGCAATGCTTTTTTCATCGACTGGGCTATAAAGAACAACTACACCCAGGTTGTCTACTTGAGCAGGTACACTTGCAGCTACCCGCCTTCGCTGAGAGGCAAACGCCTTGCAGATATCAATACGGACTTGTGTAATGTTAATGTGGACTTCATCTGCTTTGTCTGCAGCTCTGTCGTGGTCACCATTACCCTTTTGATCTCTTTCATTAATCACTTCCTACACTGGCATGTGATCTATGCATACTACCTATTCCTCGCGTTCCTGTATGACAGCAAGAAGACACAGATGCACCAGCAACTTGGGTTCCAGTATGATGCTTTCATTTCCTACAATGTCCAAGATGAGCCTTGGGTTGCGGAGGAGCTGGTGCCCATATTGGAGGGTGAGCAGGGCTGGAGACTGTGTCTACATCACAGAGACTTCGAGCCAGGAAAACCCATCCTAGACAACATCATGGACGGAATATACAGCAGTCGTAAGACCATTTGCCTAATCACCCACAATTACTTGAGGAGCAACTGGTGTTCCAAAGAAATCCAGATGGCTAACTTCAGATTGTTTGATGAGCAGAAGGATGTGCTGATTCTAGTATTCCTAGAGGATATTCCTACGCATCAGCTGTCTCCTTACCACCAAATGCGTAGTCTGGTGAAAAAGAAGACTTACCTCAAATGGCCCAAAGCTGGAGAAGATACTAAAGTCTTCTGGCAGAAACTGAGGCTAGCTTTAGAGACAAAGGAAGGTCCAGAGGAGCAGAATGCTATTCTTTCTGGACAGGGAGACTGCA GGATCACAGAGAGGAGCCAGGAGGAACAGGAACTGTATCAGCAACTTCTCAACTCTAAAGGGGGTCCAGGGGAGCCATTCTTCAGGTTTGTGTTGAACAGCAGGCTTTCATGCTCTCTGCCTCTACTTCGACCCCTGTTGTTCACCTCCCAGCATGACTCCCTCCACCTACATAAGAGGCTACAGTGA
- the hnf1bb gene encoding hepatocyte nuclear factor 1-beta-B, with product MVSKLTSLQQELLSALLDSGLTKDVLLQALEDLPPCPPGLGIKTERPLSPASDCDSKPVLLTLGRGSKVSGDEGSEDGEDRDTPPILRELQALDTEEAEQQRAQVERMLAEDPWRAARTIKSYMQQHNIPQREVVDVTGLNQSHLSQHLNKGTPMKTTKRAALYTWYARKQQEINRQFDRVEGSDPSDSCSQDQVLFFFPEFNHPGQNVGTAGGPGGSMGDEGEPASKRLRRNRFKWGPASQEILYQAYERQKNPSKEEREALVEECNRAECVQRGVSPSKAHGLGSNLVTEVRVYNWFANRRKEEAFRQKLAMDSYPVHNLNPLMPPTAAHSQHHHHSSTETKLRFSQQGSSEVTSSTAISHHGNSQSVLQQVSPTGLDHCHSLLSPEAKMIAASGGVLPPVSTLTNIHSLSQSSHHHQQAQSLIMTLTAQSLSSPPSQSVPVINSVSGLTTLQPMQFPHSSGLTPLTSVHSSQQPYTHSHMYSPKQEPPQYSHSARFPSMDASTITHLGSNKQCPLQAW from the exons ATGGTGTCCAAGTTGACCTCTCTTCAACAGGAGCTGCTGAGCGCCTTGCTGGACTCTGGCCTCACCAAGGACGTGCTGCTTCAGGCGCTGGAGGATTTGCCCCCGTGCCCGCCGGGCCTGGGCATTAAAACGGAACGGCCCCTTTCCCCGGCCAGCGACTGCGACTCGAAGCCGGTGCTGCTGACCCTGGGCAGAGGGAGTAAAGTGTCCGGGGACGAGGGCTCTGAGGACGGAGAGGACCGGGACACGCCGCCCATTCTGCGGGAGCTGCAGGCTCTCGACACGGAGGAGGCGGAGCAGCAGCGCGCTCAGGTCGAGCGGATGCTAGC TGAGGATCCATGGCGAGCAGCCCGCACCATTAAGAGCTACATGCAGCAGCACAATATCCCACAGCGAGAGGTGGTGGACGTTACAGGACTGAATCAGTCTCACCTCTCACAGCACCTTAATAAAGGAACCCCCATGAAAACAACCAAAAGAGCCGCACTCTACACATGGTATGCCCGTAAACAACAAGAAATCAACCGAC AGTTCGACCGCGTTGAGGGCTCTGACCCCAGTGACTCATGCAGTCAGGATCAggtcctgttttttttcccagagTTCAACCATCCCGGACAGAATGTGGGCACTGCAGGGGGTCCAGGGGGGTCAATGGGAGACGAAGGTGAGCCAGCCTCGAAGAGACTGAGGCGGAACCGCTTCAAATGGGGGCCGGCGTCTCAGGAGATCCTGTACCAGGCCTACGAGAGACAGAAGAACCCCAGCAAAGAGGAAAGAGAGGCACTGGTGGAGGAATGCAACAG GGCTGAGTGCGTACAGAGGGGCGTGTCACCCTCTAAAGCTCATGGTTTGGGCTCTAACCTGGTCACAGAGGTTCGCGTCTATAACTGGTTTGCTAACCGCCGCAAAGAGGAGGCGTTTCGGCAGAAGCTTGCAATGGACTCGTATCCTGTTCACAACCTGAACCCCTTAATGCCTCCcacagcagcacacagccaACACCATCATCACAGCAGCACAGAAACAA AGCTCAGGTTCAGCCAACAGGGAAGCAGTGAGGTCACTTCCTCAACGGCCATCAGTCACCACGGCAACAGCCAGTCTGTGTTACAACAGGTGTCTCCAACTGGCCTGGACCACTGTCACAGCCTGCTATCacctgaagccaagatg ATCGCAGCGTCAGGTGGAGTCTTGCCGCCAGTAAGCACTCTGACCAATATCCACAGCCTGTCACAGTCTTCTCATCATCACCAGCAGGCCCAGAGCCTCATCATGACCCTCACAGCACAAA gccTGAGCTCCCCTCCATCTCAGAGTGTGCCGGTCATTAACAGCGTGTCCGGACTGACCACCCTGCAGCCTATGCAGTTCCCTCACAGCTCTGGCCTCACACCCCTCACCTCTGTGCACTCCTCACAGCAGCCctatacacattcacaca TGTactcccccaaacaagaaccTCCTCAGTACTCCCACTCGGCTCGATTCCCCTCTATGGATGCAAGCACCATCACTCACCTGGGCTCTAACAAGCAG TGCCCTTTGCAGGCTTGGTGA